In a single window of the Elaeis guineensis isolate ETL-2024a chromosome 6, EG11, whole genome shotgun sequence genome:
- the LOC105047812 gene encoding probable receptor-like protein kinase At5g20050, with product MEEALKKAKIVAAFLVAGLLVLLVILWVFLGHSTAFFLTAGFDGVAILAIFVWISIVHTTSLDRRRMSMARRSALEGEELRIEYSFLRKVAGLPTKFRYEVLAAATDDFHALIGRGSSASVFKGILDDGTPVAVKRIEGAEHGEREFRSEVSAIASVQHVNLVRLLGYCLIPGGPRFLVYDFIANGSLDRWIFPQAQGKEVEYDGGSGQQMRGGNRCLPWRLRYSAAIDVAKALAYLQHDCRARVLHLDVKPENILLDESFRAIVSDFGLSKLMGRDESRVVTTVRGTRGYLAPEWLIDCGISEKCDIYSYGMVLLEMVGGRRNVQLVGGGGGRASARRWSYFPKLVSEKMKEGRLMEVVDERLVGVEEGEVRRLVDVALWCIQEKAEARPSMARVVDMLEGRMDVDPPPETEMIIHDLLPSSSPTNNNNNNQNHHDGHSIAADGIRIREPSMSMSYEIEMSFLSGR from the coding sequence ATGGAGGAAGCTCTGAAGAAGGCGAAGATCGTGGCAGCCTTTTTGGTCGCCGGCCTCCTCGTACTGCTCGTAATCCtgtgggtattcctgggccattCTACAGCCTTCTTCCTCACCGCAGGCTTCGACGGGGTGGCAATCCTTGCGATCTTCGTGTGGATATCGATCGTGCACACCACCTCGCTCGACCGGAGACGGATGTCGATGGCGAGGCGGTCGGCCCTCGAAGGGGAAGAGCTCCGCATCGAGTACAGCTTCCTCCGGAAGGTGGCCGGCTTGCCGACCAAATTCCGGTACGAGGTCCTTGCAGCCGCCACGGACGACTTCCATGCCTTGATCGGGCGCGGCTCGTCGGCGTCTGTGTTCAAGGGGATCCTCGACGATGGCACCCCCGTCGCCGTGAAACGGATCGAGGGGGCCGAGCACGGCGAGCGCGAATTCCGGTCGGAGGTCTCGGCTATAGCCAGCGTTCAGCACGTCAATCTCGTCCGCCTCCTGGGCTACTGCCTGATCCCGGGGGGGCCCAGGTTCCTCGTCTACGATTTCATCGCCAACGGCTCGCTGGACCGCTGGATCTTCCCCCAGGCCCAAGGGAAGGAAGTCGAATACGACGGCGGCAGCGGCCAGCAGAtgagaggaggaaatcggtgccTGCCATGGCGGCTGAGGTACAGCGCCGCGATAGACGTGGCCAAGGCCCTGGCCTACCTCCAGCACGACTGCCGTGCTCGGGTGCTCCACCTCGACGTCAAGCCGGAGAACATACTGCTGGACGAGAGCTTCCGAGCCATCGTGTCCGACTTCGGCCTATCGAAGCTCATGGGCAGGGACGAGAGCCGGGTGGTGACCACGGTCCGGGGCACCCGAGGCTACCTGGCCCCGGAGTGGCTGATAGACTGCGGCATATCCGAGAAGTGCGACATCTACAGCTACGGGATGGTGCTGCTGGAGATGGTCGGAGGGCGGCGGAACGTTCAGCTggtcggcggcggcggcggccgcGCGTCGGCGAGGAGGTGGTCCTACTTCCCGAAGTTGGTGAGCGAGAAGATGAAGGAGGGGAGGCTGATGGAGGTGGTGGACGAGAGGCTGGTGGGGGTGGAGGAGGGGGAGGTGAGGAGGTTGGTGGACGTGGCCTTATGGTGCATCCAGGAGAAGGCCGAGGCCCGGCCCAGCATGGCCCGGGTGGTCGACATGCTGGAAGGCAGGATGGACGTGGATCCCCCGCCGGAGACGGAGATGATCATTCACGACCTCTTGCCCTCTTCTTCTCCcactaataataataacaacaaccAGAACCATCATGATGGGCATAGCATTGCGGCCGATGGCATCCGAATTAGGGAGCCTTCCATGTCCATGTCCTATGAAATCGAGATGTCCTTTCTATCTGGTAGATAG